The following are encoded in a window of Candidatus Eisenbacteria bacterium genomic DNA:
- a CDS encoding tetratricopeptide repeat protein, translated as VFRAAISGSIPLPLLPLIPLGIVSAFARDRRRALLSFGALLLFGPLLVLALRFPLAPERVEENAVFFLPAFAILVLFLSFGVDLLLRGCAGRRSLLLGMRAVLLLLVAARCASAWRDHPYDEVSLPEEYARQVLASIPRGAILLAEGDDIVFPLHYLQRALGLRTDVQILDTRGTVFPPRSERTRGDRYATFPLEGFIPSGLLFRDPSAAPAPVSESARPAPGEERLLRRSAPLRSLWTNYLETRARSEDSVERAALFRRAALALSEESPETDDRRAVLYAEATVLVERGEEEEAAARLRDLLSEKPLDARASLLLATIELRRGDAESALRLASLSGEATASERTSSAVIHLYAGKIERARELLEEAARLDPLATEPLALLQRLASENAEWEKSARLGSRALAIDPTLAGVHLLLARAYRAMGDDTRAVRAYRMLLRSEPNHAGAEEANAYLAENVGVAQ; from the coding sequence GTCTTTCGCGCCGCGATCTCGGGAAGCATCCCGCTCCCCCTCCTCCCGCTCATCCCCCTCGGGATCGTATCCGCGTTCGCACGGGATCGAAGAAGAGCTCTCCTCTCGTTCGGGGCGCTTCTCCTCTTCGGGCCGCTCCTCGTTCTCGCTCTCCGCTTCCCGCTTGCTCCCGAACGCGTGGAGGAGAACGCGGTCTTCTTCCTCCCCGCTTTCGCGATCCTCGTCCTCTTTCTCTCGTTCGGCGTCGACCTACTCCTTCGCGGCTGCGCGGGGAGAAGATCTCTTCTCCTCGGCATGCGGGCCGTGCTTCTCCTGCTCGTCGCGGCCCGCTGCGCGTCGGCCTGGCGCGATCATCCGTATGACGAGGTCTCCCTCCCCGAGGAATACGCGCGGCAGGTTCTCGCTTCCATTCCGAGAGGGGCGATCCTCCTCGCGGAAGGAGACGACATCGTCTTCCCGCTCCATTATCTTCAGAGAGCGCTCGGCCTGCGCACCGACGTGCAAATCCTCGATACACGAGGGACGGTCTTCCCGCCGAGGAGCGAGCGTACGCGCGGCGATCGATACGCGACCTTCCCGCTCGAGGGGTTCATCCCCTCGGGCCTTCTCTTTCGCGATCCGAGCGCGGCTCCCGCGCCGGTTTCCGAGAGCGCGCGGCCCGCGCCCGGCGAAGAGCGGCTTCTTCGGCGATCGGCGCCGCTTCGATCCCTCTGGACAAACTATCTCGAGACGAGGGCCCGCTCGGAGGACTCGGTCGAGCGGGCGGCTCTCTTCCGGCGAGCGGCTCTGGCTCTTTCCGAGGAATCCCCGGAGACGGACGACCGCCGCGCGGTTCTCTACGCGGAGGCAACCGTCCTTGTGGAGCGCGGTGAAGAGGAAGAGGCGGCGGCGCGGCTTCGAGATCTCTTGTCGGAAAAGCCGCTCGACGCGCGGGCATCCCTCCTCCTCGCCACGATCGAGCTTCGGAGGGGGGATGCGGAGAGCGCTCTTCGCCTCGCCTCTCTCTCCGGCGAGGCGACCGCATCCGAGCGCACGAGCAGCGCGGTCATCCACCTCTACGCGGGGAAGATTGAGCGGGCGCGCGAGCTCCTCGAGGAGGCGGCGCGGCTCGATCCGCTCGCGACGGAGCCGCTCGCGCTCCTCCAGCGCCTCGCATCGGAAAACGCCGAGTGGGAGAAGTCGGCGCGTCTCGGGTCGCGGGCGCTCGCGATCGATCCGACGCTCGCCGGCGTTCATCTTCTTCTTGCCCGCGCGTATCGGGCGATGGGAGACGACACGCGCGCGGTCCGCGCGTACCGCATGCTCCTCCGATCGGAGCCGAACCACGCGGGAGCGGAGGAGGCGAACGCGTATCTTGCGGAGAACGTCGGGGTAGCGCAGTAG